Proteins found in one Maridesulfovibrio sp. genomic segment:
- a CDS encoding tetratricopeptide repeat protein yields the protein MKQLTGSSRYPLKVIVVTGLLALLMLQGCAGKKAVQPGFQLPLSTEAQLTYDYLVYMDYRTRLGQAMSGMKTPQKINEVAKLQKEALTVLNRIIAAEPQEQLYLDKFALYWTSQQIDEARATLKEALAKYPDSTDLNISLANTYLVDNRMADAEGVLKEFLIKNPDDLVATGHLARIYLEQKKFAQALDILKVIPQKKRTAQIHYLHAKASAGLGLTRQAIRSLQKAVEEKPDFLEAWGEMAYLYELGKDYDSAEKIYTKMLEFPDVSNHIRLRLMELCLKLNAPERALKLAIEGPRSKAFLLEAAQQFISGKFYGQASILLDLFAQQKTVPDSYYFFKASIAYEGEDDPAKALDYLNKISPQSEHYDRSLQFRAHLLMDLKRNKEALEVILTGEQKFPEDVNFYLLESGLHSEAGDTKTAKNALLRGNKNVPNHPQLLFQLGVMEEQEGNLNQTLKYMEQIISSYPDHADALNFVGYILADRNEQLDRAMVLISRANRLEPDNGYILDSLAWVNYRLGNFEEAWKIIKRAVSLRGKQPELWEHYGDIAAALGKKKSAAKGYRKAIKLGSENSEKINGKLKEL from the coding sequence ATGAAACAACTCACCGGCTCATCACGCTACCCGCTCAAAGTCATCGTTGTAACCGGCCTGCTTGCGCTGCTTATGCTGCAGGGCTGTGCAGGTAAAAAAGCTGTACAGCCCGGGTTTCAACTACCGCTCAGCACGGAAGCACAGCTGACTTATGATTATCTGGTATATATGGATTACCGCACAAGGCTTGGACAGGCCATGAGCGGCATGAAAACTCCACAGAAAATCAATGAAGTCGCGAAATTGCAAAAAGAGGCACTGACCGTTCTAAACAGGATCATTGCAGCAGAGCCGCAGGAACAACTTTATCTCGACAAATTTGCCTTATACTGGACATCCCAACAGATTGATGAAGCCCGTGCCACACTCAAGGAAGCCCTCGCCAAATACCCTGACAGCACGGACCTGAACATAAGTCTGGCCAATACCTATCTGGTGGATAATCGCATGGCCGATGCCGAGGGAGTGCTTAAGGAATTCCTTATTAAAAACCCGGACGACCTTGTGGCGACCGGACATTTGGCCCGCATTTATCTTGAACAGAAAAAATTCGCACAGGCTCTGGATATCCTCAAAGTCATCCCTCAAAAAAAACGTACTGCCCAGATACACTACCTGCATGCGAAAGCCAGCGCTGGCCTCGGCCTCACCCGGCAGGCCATCCGCAGCCTGCAAAAGGCCGTGGAAGAAAAGCCGGATTTTCTCGAGGCATGGGGAGAAATGGCCTATCTGTATGAATTGGGAAAAGATTACGATTCTGCTGAGAAAATTTATACAAAAATGCTTGAATTCCCGGATGTATCAAACCACATCCGGCTTCGGCTAATGGAGCTGTGCCTCAAGCTTAACGCACCTGAAAGGGCCTTGAAGCTGGCGATTGAAGGGCCTCGGTCAAAAGCATTCCTGCTCGAAGCGGCACAACAATTCATCAGCGGCAAATTTTACGGACAGGCTTCAATTCTGCTGGACCTTTTCGCGCAGCAGAAAACCGTTCCCGATTCATACTATTTCTTCAAGGCTTCCATTGCCTATGAAGGGGAAGATGATCCGGCGAAGGCTCTCGATTACCTTAATAAGATTTCGCCGCAAAGCGAACATTATGACCGGAGCCTTCAGTTCCGGGCGCATTTACTCATGGATCTCAAGCGCAACAAAGAAGCCCTTGAAGTCATCCTCACAGGCGAACAAAAGTTTCCCGAAGACGTAAACTTTTATCTGCTTGAATCCGGCCTGCACTCCGAAGCCGGAGACACTAAAACCGCGAAAAACGCTCTGCTACGCGGAAATAAAAATGTTCCCAATCATCCACAACTGCTTTTCCAGCTCGGAGTAATGGAAGAACAGGAAGGCAATCTGAACCAGACTCTTAAGTATATGGAGCAGATCATCTCCAGCTACCCTGACCATGCAGATGCCTTAAACTTCGTGGGTTACATCCTTGCAGACCGTAACGAACAGCTCGACCGGGCCATGGTCCTCATCAGCAGGGCAAACAGACTGGAACCTGATAACGGATACATCCTCGACTCACTGGCATGGGTCAATTATCGGCTCGGTAATTTTGAGGAAGCCTGGAAAATCATTAAACGGGCCGTATCGCTCCGGGGCAAGCAGCCCGAGTTATGGGAACATTACGGAGATATTGCCGCCGCACTGGGTAAAAAGAAATCAGCAGCCAAAGGATACCGTAAAGCCATCAAACTGGGTTCTGAAAATTCTGAAAAAATTAACGGGAAGCTGAAAGAATTATGA
- a CDS encoding HD domain-containing protein → MNKLLTDLKKEAKAMASALPVPVFYRDLESQIEFARDMFFDHPLIIRLQEDVLPFLYDEYAHGIYHSKKVAIEAGAIILKEGDGMDGDRVRELVLLAQFCGLLHDCCRLDENHALRGSETSRVILSNYPLSERSKDLISEAIARHEAFKPEQPIENDPELTLLSGALYDADKFRWGPDNFSTTLWEICDYEDWTVEEIIDKFPKGLEIIKSIESTFRTETGKEYGPEMIAQGIHIGSAIYEKLVEFSKDPKYLPQEEPERLV, encoded by the coding sequence ATGAATAAGCTGCTTACCGACCTAAAAAAAGAAGCAAAAGCAATGGCCTCTGCCCTTCCGGTTCCGGTTTTTTACCGCGACCTGGAATCACAGATTGAATTTGCAAGGGATATGTTTTTCGACCATCCGTTGATCATCAGACTGCAGGAAGATGTCCTGCCCTTCCTTTATGATGAATATGCCCACGGCATCTACCATTCCAAAAAGGTAGCGATTGAAGCCGGAGCAATCATTCTCAAGGAAGGTGACGGCATGGACGGGGACAGGGTCCGCGAACTGGTCCTGCTTGCTCAGTTCTGCGGTCTGCTGCACGATTGCTGCCGTCTGGATGAAAACCACGCCCTGCGCGGGTCCGAAACTTCCAGAGTAATTCTGAGCAACTACCCGCTTTCTGAACGCAGTAAAGATCTGATTTCTGAAGCTATTGCCCGGCATGAAGCCTTCAAACCGGAGCAACCTATCGAGAACGATCCGGAACTGACTCTACTAAGCGGAGCTCTTTACGATGCTGACAAATTCCGCTGGGGGCCGGACAATTTCTCCACCACTCTCTGGGAAATCTGCGATTACGAAGATTGGACAGTGGAAGAAATCATAGACAAATTCCCTAAGGGCCTTGAAATAATCAAGTCCATCGAATCAACCTTCAGAACCGAAACCGGCAAAGAGTACGGCCCGGAAATGATCGCTCAGGGCATCCATATCGGTTCCGCTATCTACGAAAAGCTAGTAGAATTCTCCAAGGACCCCAAATATCTCCCACAGGAAGAACCTGAAAGGCTTGTATGA
- a CDS encoding RNA polymerase factor sigma-32 → MSTKEKTLELEPVENEEVKLPPKDDFLPTPRAKGEIATKDPLHLYLQEISRFPLLEPDEEFQLAKQVQENGDQQAAFRLVSSHLRLVVKIAMDFQRRWMQNVLDLIQEGNVGLMKAVNKFDPDKGIKFSYYAAFWIKAYILKYIMDNWRMVKIGTTQTQRKLFYNLNKERQRLQALGFDPTTSELSKNLNVSEEEITEMDQRLAKNDLSLNLKFGEDSEATRMDFLPDLGPGVEETLANKEISTLLLDQLRTIVPNFNEKEQVILNDRLLSDSPRTLREIGEEFGVTRERVRQIEARLLKKLREHLAESVKDFSQDWIPENE, encoded by the coding sequence ATGTCAACAAAAGAAAAAACATTAGAGCTTGAACCTGTTGAAAATGAAGAGGTAAAGCTGCCGCCCAAGGACGATTTTCTGCCCACGCCAAGAGCAAAAGGAGAAATCGCAACCAAGGACCCCCTTCATCTTTATCTGCAGGAAATCAGCCGCTTTCCCCTGCTTGAACCGGATGAGGAATTCCAGCTTGCCAAGCAGGTACAGGAAAACGGGGACCAGCAGGCCGCTTTCAGGCTGGTGTCTTCGCATCTCAGGCTTGTGGTCAAAATCGCCATGGATTTCCAGCGCCGCTGGATGCAGAATGTGCTCGACCTTATACAGGAAGGAAATGTGGGGCTTATGAAGGCCGTAAATAAATTTGATCCCGACAAAGGTATCAAATTTTCCTACTATGCCGCCTTCTGGATCAAAGCCTATATCCTGAAATACATCATGGATAACTGGCGGATGGTTAAAATCGGCACCACCCAGACCCAACGCAAACTTTTTTATAACCTTAACAAAGAACGCCAAAGATTACAGGCTCTTGGGTTTGACCCAACAACCTCAGAACTGTCGAAGAATCTAAACGTCAGTGAAGAGGAAATTACTGAAATGGACCAGAGGCTGGCCAAAAACGATCTTTCCCTGAACCTCAAGTTCGGTGAAGATTCTGAAGCCACCCGCATGGATTTTCTGCCTGATCTCGGTCCCGGGGTGGAGGAAACCCTTGCCAACAAGGAGATTTCCACATTACTGCTTGACCAGCTAAGGACAATTGTTCCAAATTTCAATGAAAAGGAACAAGTTATCCTGAATGACCGTCTTTTGTCCGATTCCCCGCGAACACTTCGCGAAATCGGTGAAGAATTCGGGGTGACTAGGGAAAGAGTTCGCCAGATTGAAGCAAGACTGCTTAAAAAATTGAGGGAACATCTGGCGGAATCAGTTAAAGACTTTTCACAGGACTGGATACCTGAAAATGAATAA
- a CDS encoding homocysteine S-methyltransferase family protein, with protein MPDFRKALSDGKIYFFDGGYGTFLQSRGLPAGMSPELFGLQSPDVIKSVHKDYVDAGANVLTTNTFGGSRPKLGADVDVVALNREMALIARSVAGDNVFVGGSVGPTGHFVQPLGEMTFKEMVEIYKEQIRGLVEGGVDLILGETHFDLAEARAVVVAAREVCDLPVALSMTFESPTACLTGTSPATFIDTMQNMGVELMGTNCSAGPEQILEVLNNMQPRLSSPLLVEANAGLPELDENRNTVFRLQPELFAEQSAKFVDVGAKFIGGCCGTGPDHIRALRSAVGEASWKRPQPQEDCQMVLTSRGQSVKIGFEQRGVIIGERINPTGKKVLIEELQKGQFTEAMKFAEEQLAVGAPVLDVNVGAPMVNEVEILPALVKEIFSQHSAPLSIDSTNADAVEAALWEYPGSPLVNSISGEPGRMERLGPLCKKFGAPFILLPIVGSKLPITCAEKVEVVSELLKQADDLGIPRRLIMVDALALTVSSKPMAARHCLDFIKHCREEWNLPTVLGLSNISFGLPARELLNSSFLTLCQGQGMCAFISNPNSVRLREALYANEVMLCRDPQAEQYIERYADWTPSGEGGQSGAGGGSKKEKSDAENLFDAVVKGDRGSIVALVERDLEGGRDPFELVNEELIPAIMDVGEKYERKEYFLPQLLQSAETLQKAFEKLKPLLDASGESQEKATIVMATVEGDIHDIGKNIVCLMLKNHGYNVIDLGKDVPAETVVNAAEKHGAKIIGLSALMTTTMVKMEETINLIRERNLDIKVMIGGAVITGGFCESIGADGWSTDAVAAVKVAKDLLQ; from the coding sequence ATGCCTGATTTTCGCAAAGCCCTCAGTGACGGGAAAATATATTTTTTCGATGGTGGATACGGAACTTTTTTGCAGAGCAGAGGGCTGCCCGCAGGCATGTCCCCGGAACTTTTCGGTTTGCAAAGTCCGGATGTAATCAAATCCGTTCATAAGGATTATGTTGATGCCGGCGCGAATGTGCTGACCACAAACACCTTCGGCGGCAGTCGGCCCAAACTGGGCGCGGATGTCGATGTCGTCGCTCTGAACCGGGAAATGGCTCTTATCGCCCGTTCCGTTGCCGGAGATAATGTTTTCGTGGGCGGCAGCGTCGGCCCTACCGGTCACTTTGTCCAGCCTTTGGGCGAGATGACATTCAAGGAAATGGTTGAGATCTATAAAGAACAGATTCGCGGCCTTGTTGAAGGCGGTGTTGATCTGATTCTCGGGGAAACACATTTTGATCTGGCGGAAGCGCGCGCAGTGGTTGTCGCCGCCCGTGAAGTCTGCGACCTGCCCGTAGCCCTTTCCATGACTTTTGAATCCCCTACCGCCTGCCTGACCGGAACCAGCCCCGCAACTTTTATTGATACCATGCAGAATATGGGCGTTGAACTGATGGGAACCAACTGTTCAGCCGGGCCGGAGCAGATTCTGGAAGTGCTGAATAATATGCAGCCCCGTCTTTCTTCACCGCTTCTGGTGGAGGCTAACGCCGGTCTGCCTGAGCTGGACGAGAACCGCAATACTGTGTTCCGTCTCCAGCCCGAACTTTTTGCTGAGCAGTCTGCAAAATTTGTAGACGTCGGTGCCAAATTTATAGGCGGTTGCTGCGGAACCGGGCCGGATCATATCCGTGCTTTGCGCAGCGCTGTGGGCGAAGCTTCCTGGAAGCGCCCTCAGCCACAGGAAGATTGCCAGATGGTGCTGACTTCCCGCGGCCAGAGCGTAAAGATAGGTTTTGAGCAGCGCGGTGTGATCATCGGTGAGCGCATCAACCCCACTGGAAAGAAAGTACTTATCGAGGAACTTCAGAAAGGACAGTTTACCGAGGCGATGAAATTTGCTGAAGAACAGCTGGCTGTGGGCGCGCCCGTGCTTGATGTTAACGTGGGTGCTCCTATGGTTAATGAGGTTGAAATTCTTCCTGCTCTGGTAAAAGAAATTTTCTCCCAGCATTCCGCTCCGCTTTCCATTGACTCCACCAACGCTGATGCGGTTGAAGCGGCTCTCTGGGAATACCCCGGATCTCCGCTGGTCAACTCAATCAGCGGTGAACCCGGACGCATGGAACGCCTTGGTCCTTTGTGTAAAAAATTCGGTGCTCCGTTCATCCTGCTGCCCATCGTCGGCAGCAAGCTGCCCATTACCTGTGCGGAAAAGGTCGAAGTGGTTTCCGAGTTGCTCAAACAGGCTGATGACCTCGGTATCCCGCGCAGGCTGATCATGGTCGATGCCTTGGCCTTGACCGTTTCCTCCAAGCCCATGGCTGCACGTCACTGCCTTGATTTCATCAAGCATTGCCGTGAGGAATGGAATCTGCCCACCGTACTTGGCCTTTCCAATATCTCTTTCGGTCTTCCGGCAAGAGAATTACTCAACTCAAGTTTCCTGACCCTTTGTCAGGGACAGGGCATGTGCGCGTTTATTTCCAACCCGAACTCCGTCAGGCTGCGTGAAGCCCTCTACGCCAACGAGGTCATGCTTTGTCGCGACCCTCAGGCTGAGCAGTATATCGAGCGATATGCCGACTGGACTCCTTCCGGTGAGGGCGGACAATCCGGTGCAGGTGGCGGTAGTAAAAAGGAAAAATCCGATGCGGAAAATCTTTTTGATGCCGTTGTAAAAGGTGACCGGGGATCAATTGTAGCGTTAGTGGAACGTGATCTTGAAGGCGGTCGTGATCCTTTTGAGCTGGTCAATGAAGAACTTATTCCGGCTATTATGGATGTGGGCGAAAAATATGAGCGCAAAGAATATTTTCTGCCTCAGCTGCTGCAATCAGCCGAAACCTTGCAGAAAGCTTTTGAAAAGCTCAAGCCTCTGCTCGATGCTTCCGGTGAAAGTCAGGAAAAAGCGACTATCGTAATGGCGACAGTTGAAGGCGATATCCACGACATCGGCAAGAATATCGTCTGCCTGATGCTCAAGAACCACGGTTACAACGTGATTGACCTCGGTAAAGACGTTCCTGCGGAGACCGTTGTCAATGCCGCTGAAAAGCATGGAGCCAAAATAATAGGTCTTTCCGCGCTTATGACCACCACCATGGTTAAAATGGAAGAGACCATCAACCTCATCAGGGAACGCAACCTTGATATCAAAGTAATGATCGGCGGCGCTGTTATCACCGGAGGATTCTGTGAATCAATTGGAGCGGACGGCTGGTCTACAGATGCCGTAGCAGCTGTAAAAGTTGCCAAGGATCTGTTGCAATAA
- a CDS encoding TlpA disulfide reductase family protein yields the protein MKIFNKISLLVVILLLVCGCNKTETANAVETLDAQGVQDIITKNRGKVVLVNFWATWCPPCRAEIPELIKLRNNFSDDELVIIGVSVDQDRDALEKFMLKEVKFNYPIYFAADDVGPSFRIQSIPRVMLYNPDGERVFDKEGSYPGAMFERYIKKMLKER from the coding sequence ATGAAAATATTTAATAAAATAAGTTTATTGGTCGTAATCCTGCTTCTCGTCTGCGGATGCAACAAGACTGAGACCGCGAACGCGGTTGAGACCCTTGATGCTCAGGGTGTTCAGGATATTATCACGAAGAACAGGGGCAAGGTGGTTCTGGTCAATTTCTGGGCCACGTGGTGTCCTCCCTGCCGGGCTGAGATCCCGGAACTGATTAAGCTGCGCAATAATTTTTCTGATGATGAGCTGGTGATAATCGGTGTTTCTGTTGATCAGGACCGTGATGCTCTGGAAAAATTCATGCTTAAGGAAGTAAAGTTCAATTATCCGATTTACTTTGCAGCTGATGATGTGGGACCGTCTTTCAGAATTCAGTCTATTCCCAGAGTCATGCTTTATAATCCTGATGGGGAACGGGTTTTCGATAAGGAAGGAAGTTATCCCGGAGCCATGTTTGAAAGATATATCAAGAAGATGTTAAAGGAACGGTAA
- a CDS encoding N-acetyltransferase, protein MVKIRKAMMEDVKKLHSIITQSTKDAMVLPRPLNSIYSHLRDFFVAESDEGEILGCCALAISWHCLAEVRSLVVVPEARGSNLGAKMVEACVQEARELGVCDIFVLTNIEKFFAKLGFEETDKNVLPQKIWADCINCPLFPDCDEIPMTMNLK, encoded by the coding sequence ATGGTGAAAATTAGAAAGGCGATGATGGAGGATGTGAAAAAACTCCATTCTATCATTACACAAAGTACTAAGGATGCCATGGTTTTGCCGCGTCCGTTAAACTCTATATACAGCCACCTGCGTGATTTTTTTGTCGCAGAATCGGACGAGGGCGAGATTCTCGGCTGCTGTGCCCTTGCCATAAGCTGGCATTGTCTGGCAGAAGTCCGGTCTCTGGTGGTTGTTCCTGAAGCACGCGGTTCCAATCTGGGAGCCAAGATGGTGGAAGCATGCGTTCAGGAGGCTCGCGAACTGGGTGTTTGCGATATTTTTGTTTTGACCAATATTGAGAAGTTCTTCGCAAAACTCGGCTTTGAAGAAACGGATAAGAATGTGTTGCCCCAGAAAATCTGGGCCGATTGCATCAACTGCCCCTTGTTTCCCGATTGCGATGAAATTCCAATGACTATGAACCTAAAATAG
- the hpt gene encoding hypoxanthine phosphoribosyltransferase, whose translation MGHSLKEVFSKEIIAERINELGKNISETYGQEPLVCVCVLKGAYLFFADITRALASDPEIDFVRLSSYGSGTSRTGNMNFSKDLEVSIADKHVLIVEDIVDTGHSVEFLKHVFEKRNPLSVKTCALIDKRERREIDLEVEFPGFILNSGFLVGYGMDYAEKYRYLSAVYELENA comes from the coding sequence ATGGGCCATAGCCTTAAAGAAGTTTTTTCTAAAGAAATAATTGCGGAAAGAATTAACGAACTCGGTAAAAATATTTCTGAAACCTACGGTCAGGAGCCGCTGGTATGTGTGTGCGTTCTTAAGGGAGCCTATCTCTTTTTTGCGGACATTACCCGGGCCTTGGCTTCTGATCCTGAGATCGATTTCGTGCGTCTTTCCAGCTACGGAAGCGGTACCAGCCGCACCGGAAATATGAATTTTTCCAAAGATCTTGAGGTTTCAATCGCCGATAAGCATGTGCTTATTGTAGAAGATATTGTCGATACCGGTCATTCCGTGGAATTTCTCAAGCATGTGTTTGAAAAACGTAACCCTTTGAGCGTGAAAACATGTGCCCTGATTGATAAAAGGGAACGTCGCGAGATTGATCTGGAAGTTGAATTTCCCGGTTTTATTCTTAACAGCGGCTTCCTTGTGGGATATGGAATGGACTATGCTGAAAAATACAGGTATTTAAGTGCTGTGTATGAACTTGAGAATGCCTGA
- a CDS encoding DUF3426 domain-containing protein: MIITCSNCGTKFNLPESKIPAGGAKVKCSKCGNIFKVTPPATEPEDEVESMLDEEQPKSAPEPKPAPKPEPEPKPEPEPEPEPEPEPEPEPDLDDDLFDEAANELSEDLAGDVAADAPAQEVVEDSDDLEDDLFGSDDNSSDAEIGADLFDDDEDLFSEPAAAESPADEPPAEEDDFDIDDELFGDDEPASEEAAAPEEDSADSDDLFDDDDLFSDDDDGADLDDDNLFDDDEEIEEDDGTFEQEDFEEENLEEDDDFSEEDFDDDGLALDDGEIAGFDLDDDLDALPSKKGKKKGKKGLIITLILLILFAGGAGAAWYFKLWENLPFSIPFVSSDDAGITDQNEPPSKRFSKFSFKDLRQFYVNNDKAGQLFIIEGKVVNNFNKPKELIEVEAQLFDDKGQVLDSKRLLCGNTLSLFQLEVQSKEEIEAGLGSKVGILSNNTLLKPGMDTPFMVVFFKPSPAVKEYVINVVDAKNPPKK; encoded by the coding sequence ATGATAATTACGTGTTCAAACTGCGGAACCAAATTCAATTTACCGGAAAGTAAGATTCCGGCTGGCGGAGCTAAGGTCAAATGCTCCAAATGCGGGAATATTTTTAAGGTAACTCCTCCCGCTACGGAGCCTGAGGATGAAGTTGAGTCCATGCTTGATGAGGAACAGCCTAAGTCTGCTCCGGAACCCAAGCCTGCGCCTAAGCCTGAACCCGAGCCTAAGCCTGAACCCGAGCCGGAGCCGGAGCCTGAACCAGAGCCAGAACCCGAACCTGATCTTGATGACGACCTCTTTGACGAGGCCGCTAACGAACTCAGTGAGGATCTGGCCGGTGATGTCGCTGCAGATGCGCCTGCTCAGGAAGTTGTAGAGGACTCTGATGACCTTGAAGATGATCTTTTCGGTTCTGATGACAATTCCTCTGACGCTGAGATAGGTGCCGACCTTTTTGATGATGACGAGGATCTTTTTTCAGAGCCTGCCGCAGCTGAATCCCCTGCGGATGAACCTCCTGCTGAAGAAGATGATTTTGATATCGATGATGAGCTCTTCGGCGACGATGAGCCCGCTTCTGAAGAAGCCGCAGCACCGGAAGAAGATTCAGCGGACAGTGATGATCTCTTTGATGATGACGATCTGTTCAGCGATGACGATGACGGTGCTGATCTTGATGACGATAATCTTTTTGACGATGATGAAGAGATCGAGGAAGACGACGGAACTTTTGAGCAGGAAGATTTCGAGGAAGAAAATCTCGAAGAAGACGATGATTTTTCGGAAGAAGATTTTGACGATGACGGTCTTGCCCTTGATGACGGGGAAATAGCCGGATTTGACCTCGATGATGATCTGGACGCTCTTCCCTCCAAAAAGGGCAAGAAGAAAGGAAAAAAAGGATTAATCATCACTTTGATTCTCCTGATCCTTTTCGCAGGCGGTGCCGGAGCGGCATGGTATTTCAAGCTTTGGGAAAATCTGCCGTTCAGTATTCCCTTCGTTTCTTCCGATGATGCAGGAATTACCGATCAAAACGAGCCGCCGTCCAAAAGGTTCAGCAAGTTTTCATTCAAGGATCTGCGCCAGTTCTATGTAAATAATGATAAGGCGGGACAGCTTTTCATTATCGAAGGTAAGGTTGTCAACAACTTCAACAAACCCAAGGAACTCATTGAAGTCGAAGCACAGCTCTTCGATGACAAAGGACAGGTTCTGGATTCCAAACGTCTGCTCTGTGGAAACACACTTTCCCTGTTCCAGCTGGAAGTGCAGTCCAAAGAAGAAATCGAGGCCGGACTTGGCTCCAAGGTTGGCATACTCTCCAACAACACACTGCTTAAGCCGGGCATGGATACACCTTTCATGGTCGTATTCTTCAAGCCTTCACCCGCAGTTAAAGAGTATGTCATCAACGTTGTAGACGCCAAGAATCCGCCTAAGAAATAG
- the radA gene encoding DNA repair protein RadA, giving the protein MKTKDVFVCTNCGAQALKWQGQCPRCGEWNTLQEKVVVRRKGGVSHAPANTLAVSLADIPVEHTEARSTGFKPLDTVLGKGFVPGGAVLVGGEPGIGKSTLLLQLAAEQCRMGNKAVYFSGEESLAQIRGRADRLGVLQSGLLAVASTNAEEVLSILEAPEKPDLLIVDSVQTLTSPRADGIPGSVSQVRAVSSELVEAAKKTNTTLVIVGHVTKDGQIAGPKLLEHMVDTVLYLEGDRKHMMRIMRVLKNRFGPSDELVVFSMREAGMEIVEDPSTLFLGDRDDSCSGAAVVMAMDGHKPFAVEVQALASRTVLSIPRRTALGFDTNRLNLILAVLEKRLNLNLGQLDIYAKIGGGLAMRDPGLDLGVVASVLSSFYDRPLQPGAVFWGEVDLNGRIRPASGGETRLKQAQRLGYGPIYQSESCRTLDELQAKLFGPE; this is encoded by the coding sequence GTGAAAACTAAAGACGTTTTTGTTTGTACTAATTGCGGTGCGCAGGCTTTGAAGTGGCAGGGACAGTGTCCCCGCTGCGGCGAGTGGAATACTCTGCAGGAGAAGGTTGTGGTGCGGCGCAAGGGCGGGGTCAGCCACGCTCCCGCCAATACACTGGCAGTTTCTCTCGCGGATATCCCCGTGGAACATACCGAGGCGCGTTCTACCGGTTTCAAACCGCTGGATACCGTGCTGGGTAAAGGTTTTGTGCCGGGGGGAGCTGTGCTCGTAGGCGGTGAGCCGGGTATAGGTAAATCCACTTTGCTGCTGCAACTGGCGGCGGAGCAATGCCGTATGGGGAATAAGGCGGTTTATTTTTCCGGCGAGGAATCTCTGGCTCAGATCCGGGGCCGCGCGGACCGTCTAGGCGTGCTGCAATCCGGGCTGCTGGCTGTAGCCTCCACCAATGCCGAAGAGGTTCTTTCCATTCTTGAAGCTCCTGAAAAGCCTGATCTCCTGATTGTTGATTCCGTGCAGACTTTGACTTCCCCCCGCGCGGACGGAATACCGGGCAGTGTTAGTCAGGTGCGGGCTGTTTCTTCTGAATTGGTGGAAGCGGCCAAAAAAACAAATACCACACTGGTTATTGTGGGCCACGTAACCAAGGACGGCCAGATTGCAGGTCCCAAATTACTGGAACACATGGTGGACACGGTCCTTTATCTAGAGGGAGACCGTAAGCACATGATGCGTATAATGCGGGTCCTTAAGAACAGATTTGGTCCCAGTGATGAACTTGTGGTCTTTTCCATGCGGGAAGCCGGTATGGAGATTGTCGAAGATCCGTCCACGCTGTTTCTGGGCGACAGGGATGATTCCTGTTCCGGTGCGGCTGTAGTCATGGCTATGGACGGGCATAAACCCTTTGCCGTTGAAGTGCAGGCCTTGGCTAGCCGTACTGTTTTATCCATTCCGCGCCGTACTGCCCTTGGCTTTGATACCAACAGGCTGAATCTTATTCTGGCTGTGCTGGAAAAACGGTTAAATTTAAACTTGGGTCAACTTGATATTTATGCCAAGATCGGCGGCGGCCTGGCCATGCGTGATCCCGGACTTGATCTGGGCGTGGTGGCATCAGTGCTGTCTTCGTTTTATGACCGGCCTCTTCAACCGGGAGCCGTCTTCTGGGGAGAGGTGGATCTGAACGGACGCATCCGACCTGCATCAGGCGGGGAAACAAGGCTCAAGCAGGCGCAGCGGCTTGGCTACGGGCCTATTTACCAGTCCGAGAGCTGTCGCACTTTGGATGAATTGCAGGCTAAGCTTTTTGGGCCTGAATAG